GCTGCGGACGTTCGCCAGTGTATCGGTGTCGCGCCCGACCTTGCTGACGATCAGCGAGATCAGCGTGGCGGCCAGCGCGGCCCCGCCGATCACGGCGAGCAGCAGCTGCCACGCGGGAATGGTGACGCCCTCGAACAGCTTGGCGAAGTTCTCCAGGTTCAGTTTGCTCAGGTCGGGCAGCAGGCCGGTCTTGTAGAAGATGTTGGGGTTCCCGAAGTCCGGGAACGCGAACAGGCTGTTGCGCGGGTCGAACGCGGCGATCAGCACGTAGAACAGTGGGTAGATGGCGGTCAGGACGACCAGCATCAGGAACAGGTGGGTCAGCTGGTCGCCCAGCACGGCGAGGTAACTGATGCGCCGTCCCGTGCGGGCCATGCCGATCCGCTGCCCCACGAGGCTGGTCAGGGCCAGGACGCCGCTGGCGGCCAGCAGGAACAGCAGGAAGCGCACCCAGCCGCGGTCCACGAAGTAGATCGAGAAGCTCTTCTGCTTGTCCTTCAGGCTGTCGACCAGGGCGTAGCCCAGCCAGCCCAGCAGGGCGAGGACGGCGGCGGTGACGATCCACGGGAGGGCGCGGCGCAGCGCGGACGGTTCGCGGTGCACGTACCCGCCGGGTGGGAGGTTCTGGGGTGCGGTGGTCATTTGCGGGCCTCCTCGAACACGCCGGCCGCCTTGAAGTTCACGACGCTGATGGCGAGGGTCAGGAAGAAGATGATCATGGCGATGGCGCTGGCCAGCGCGAAGTTCTGGCCGCCGGCGGACACGAACGCGGTGTTGTAGCCCCAGGACAGCAGGATGTCGGTGCTCTGCGCGGTGCTTTCACGGCCTTCCTGGGCGGGGCCGCCCGCCGTGAGCAGGTAGATGATGCCGAAGTTGTTGAAGTTGAACGCGAAGCCCGACAGCAGGATCGGCGTGAACGAGTTGCGCAGTAGCGGCAGGGTGATGCCGGTGATCTGCTGCCAGCGGCTGGCTCCGTCGATCTCGGCGGCTTCGTACAGGTCGTCGTTGATGGTGCTCAGGGCGCTGATGGTGGCGGTCATCATGTATGGGAAGCCCAGCCACAGGTTCACGAGCAGGATGCTGATCTTCGCCCACAGCGGGTCGTTCAGCCAGGGAATCGCGACGATGCCCAGCAGACCCAGGGTCTTGTTCACGATGCCGAACTGCTGGTTGAACAGCGCGACCCACATCTGCACGCTGATCACGGTGGGAATCGCCCAGGGGAGGAACAGCAGCGTGCGGTACACGTTCCGGCCCTTGAGGCGCTTGTTGTACAGCAGGATGCCCAGGATCAGGCCCGCGACCGAGTTCAGGACGATGGTGCTGAACGCGAAGATCACGGTCCACAGGAACACGGGCCACAGGGCGCGGCTGGCCTTCCCGAAGATCTCCTGGAAGTTCGCGAGGCCCACGTAGCTGATCTTGTTGATGCGGGTGGCCTGCGCGACCTGCAGCGTGTCCGGGACGGCGCTGGTCAGCGTGAAGGTGTTGCCCTGCGCGGACGCGACCTTCACGCGGGTGGGGACGCTGGCGTCCTCGTCGTACAGGACCATGGTCGCCCCGGCGCAGGTGTCGGTGCGGCACGTCAGGTAGTCCTTCGCGCTGCCCTGAAGGCCGCTCAGGGTGACGGTGCGGCGGTCGCTGCTCAGCGTGGCCTCCTGGCGGGCGGCGCTGTCGGGGTTGCCGCTGTTCTGCCCGCTGTAGTTCGTGAAGGCGTAGTTCACGGTCAGCACGACGGGCAGCACCGTGAACGCCAGGATGAACACCAGGGCGGGCAGCAGGTAGAACCAGTTCGTGATCCACGGGAACGCGCGGTACGTCAGGGGGGACAGGACGACCAGGGCCAGCAGCGTGAATACCAGCAGCAGGTAGGCGGGCGCGCCGGGCACGACCTGCGCGGTCAGGGTGGACAGCAACCAGCCGATCAGGACGGACGCGCCCATCAGGGCGGCCAGGATCAGCAGGGCGGTCAGGATGCCGCGCGGGCCCTGGGGGGGCACGGTGCGGGAGCGGGGTGCGGACAGGGTGGTCATCTCGTGGGGGCCTCCGGTCAGGCGCAGTCCCGGCCGCCTTGGGCCGGGGAGCTGGGTTCAACAGATTCGCAGTAAGGTAGCGCCACTCCAGGGCAGGCCGCGAGGGTTCTCGTCAAGACAGGCGCGCGGCGCGTTCCAGCGGCGTTCCATGGCCGGGGAATCACGGCAGTCAGGACGAGGACGCGGGGGGAACCGCTGGCCGTGTCTGGCGCTGGGTCCCTCCGCGTCCTGTATGGCCCGGGTGGGGCGAGGTTGTGTGCATCCCGCCCCACCTCCCCGGGTGGTTACTTGATGCTGCTGTTGATTTCCTGGACGGCCTTGTCGAGGATCTGGCCGTAGTTCTGGTTGGGCTTCTGGACGCTCTGCGCGACGGCGTTGCTCCAGGGGCCCCACACGGCGCCCATCTGGGGCACGTTGGGCATGGGGGTGCCCATGCTGATGGTCTTGCCGAAGCCCTGCACGACGGGGTCGGCCTTGAGCTTGGTGCGGGCGCTGAGGCTGGCGGGGATGCGGCCGCCGGCTTTGTTGAACGCGACCTGCGCGTCGCTGGAGCTGATCATCTTGGCGAACTGGGCGGCGACGGCCTTGTTCTTGCTGTAGCTGTTCAGCATGGTGCCCTGCACGCCCACGAAGGGGCTCCACTTGCCGCTGGCGCCGGGAGGGGTGGGGAAGGCCATGATGCCGTAGTTGATGCCGGCCTTCTTGATGTCGCCCATGTCCCAGGGACCGGTGAGGAACATCGCGAGGCGGCCCTGCACGAACGCGCTCTTGGCGGCGTCGCCGTTCACGCCTTCAGGCACGAGGTTGTACTTGTAGCGCAGGTCGTTCAGGAACGCGCTGGCCTTGTCGGCGCCGGCGTTGGCGAGGCCCACGTCCTTGACGTTCAGGGTGCCGCCGTTGTTCTTGAAGACGTAGCCGCCGTACGCGCTGATGATGCCGTACTGCATGTAGGCGTTGCTCAGGTCGGCCAGGTAACCGAACTTGCCGTTGCCGGTGTTCTTCTGTGCGGCGGCCAGGAAGGCGTTCCAGCTGGTGGGGGCGCTGGGGACCAGGGCCTTGTTGTACACGACGGCGACCGCTTCGGCGAACATGGGGATGCCGAACAGTTTGCCCTGGTAGGTCATGGCGTTCAGGGCGGTCTTGTCGAGGTCGGTGCGGCTGGTGACGAACTTGTCCATGGGCTCGATCACACCGGCGGCGGCCAGCTGGCCGAGGCGGTCGTGCGGCTGGGTGGTCAGCAGGTCGGGGCCCTGGCCCTTGGGGGCGCTCTGGATGAACTTGTCGGTCATCTCGCCGAAGGGGACGCTGACGACGTTGACGGTGTTGCCGGTCTTGGCTTTGAAGTCGGCAGCCTGGGCGCGCAGCCAGGTCAGTTCGCTGTCGCCGAAGTGGGTCCAGACGGTGATGGTGGCGGCGCTGGCCTGGCCGAGCAGCGCGAGGGACAGGATGGTCAGAGCTTTTTTCATAGTTCTCCTTGCATGGCGCGAATGTGAATCGCTTCCATTTCTCGGGATCGTCTTTGGTTCCATCGACCTTCCACGGCAGGGAGGTATCTGGAATCGGTGCGGCTGAGCGTCCGCGACCGGGAATTCTTCTGGTTGCTCGCCCGCCATTATAAGCCTCAACCGGTGTCCTGACAATGGGGTGACACCGACAATTTCACCGTCCCAGTCAGGAAGAAATCAGTTGTCGCCCAGGGCGGATGACCCGGGGCGGCATTCTGATGCGCGCAGACACAAAATGGAAACTGGAAGCGGTTCACAGAATCCTAACGCTCTCATCTGCCCTTTGGGTACCCCCCAGATCCCCCAGAAACCCTGGAACCGGTGGAATCGGTTTAGACAGCTCCACGCCATCGCCTGACCAATGGTCGCATCAAAGCCCACCCAGACAGCGTCCACGCATTTGTGAAGCCCGGACACCCAATGATGACGCGCCACCTGCATGGACACGGGAACCACCCAATCAATCCGTGTCCCAACCCGCCCGGAAGGACACAGGGGTGTCACCTGCACGGGAGGAATCGGACGGACTCCGATTGACCGGCCATCGCAGCCCATTCAACCGGAACGGAAGCGAGTAGGAGCAGGGCCGGTTCCGGACGCGGAGTCTCGCCCAGTCGGGGCGGCGGTGGAGGGCGGTCACCACCTCGACCTCCGGGAAATTGCCGCTCTGTCCTGACCGACCGGTCAGGGTGCGGGCGTATACTTCGCCCCATGTCGTCCGCCGCCCCCTCCCCCCCCGGCCGCCACCGGGCGCACCAAACTGATCCTGTTCCTGACGATCTTCATCGCCATGCTGGGCCTGAGCGTCCTGTTCCCGATCATCGCGCCGCTGGGCCGCCAACTGGGCCTGACCGAGACGCAGACCGGCTGGTTCTCCACCGCGTACTCGCTGATGCAGTTCGTCTTCTCGCCCATCTGGGGGGGCCGCAGCGAACGCGTGGGCCGTAAACCCGTCCTGCTGCTGGGACTCGTGGGCTTCTCGATCAGCTTCGGGCTGTTCGGCGTGCTGGCGCAGGCGGGCCTGAACGGCGCGCTGGGCGGCACGGCGCTGTTCATCCTGCTGGTCGCCTCACGCGTGATCGGCGGGATGCTCTCCAGCGCGACCCTCCCCACCGCGCAAGCCATGATGGCCGACCTGAGCAGCAAGGAGGACCGCGCCGCCAGCCTGGGCCTGATCGGCGCGGCGTTCGGCCTGGGCGTCGTGTTCGGCCCCGCCATCGGCGCCGCGCTCAGCGGCATCAGCCTGACCGCGCCGGTGTTCTTCAGCGCCGCGCTGGGCCTGGTCACGGCGCTCGTCGCGTGGCGCACCCTGCCCGAAACGCGCGTCAGCGGCGCGAAAGTCGCCGCCAAGGGCAGCCGCCGCGCGCTGCTCTCTCAACCCACCGTGCTGCTGCTGCTGGCCGTCAGCGCGCTGTCCACCCTGGCAAGTGTCGGCATGGAGCAGACCATCGGCTTCTACGTGCAGGACACCCTCCGCCTGACGCCCGAGGGCGCGGCGCGCACCGTGGGCATCATGCTGACCCTGTTCGGCTTCGTCGCGGCCCTCGTGCAGGGCGGCGCGATCCGCCCCCTGGCGAAGAAACTCCCCACCACGCCCCTCGTGTCGGCGGGCCTGCTGATCATGGGCGTGGGCATGCTGCTCGTGCCCGCCGGGCAGTCCTTCTGGCCGATCACGCTGGCCCTGGCGGTCGTGGGCATCGGCAGCGCGATCCTGAGCCCCAGCCTCAGCGCGGGCCTGAGCCTCTCGGCCGGGGAGGACCTGCAGGGCACCGTCGCGGGCCTGAACAGCAGCGCCCTGGCCCTGGGCCGCATGGCCGGACCCCTGATCAGCACCGGGCTGTACCAGACAGTCAGTCACGCCGCGCCGTACGTCCTGAGCGGCAGCGTCCTGCTGGCCCTGCTGGCCGTCATGCTGCTGATCCGCCCGAAGGTGCAGCCCGCCGCCGCCTGAAGGCACTGCACCCTGAAGACCGTGCACCTGCGGCCCCCCTCCCGGCACCGGGGTGGGGGCCGCGTGACTTGGACGTCCTGCCGGGCCGCGCGTACACTGCCCGGATGACCGACGCACGCCGCCCCCGCACCGCCCGCGACCGACCCAGGTCAGATTTCAACCGGCCCGACGCCGCCCGGCCCGCCCCGTTCAACCCGGCCCGCGAGGTCGCCGTGCGCGTCCTGCTGCGCGTCATGGACGCCGGGGCGTTCGCTGCGCCCACCCTGGACGCCGCGCTGCAGGAAGCCCGCCTGCCCGCCCGTGACGCGGGACTGGCCACGCACGTCGTGTACGGCGCGCTGCGGCACGCGCCCAGCCTGACCCGCGCGCTCGACGCCCGCCTGACCGGCGAGACCCACCCGAAGACCCGCGCGGTGCTGCTGGCCGGAGCGTTCGAGAGGCTGTTCCTGGGCACCCCGCCGCACGCAGTCGTCAGCGAGTACGTGAACCTCGCGCGCGGCGCGCGACTGGCGCCCCCCGGACTGGTGAACGCCGTGCTGCGCCGCCTGGAAACCCTGAGCCCCGACGAGATCGTCCCCGACGAGATGCCCGCGTGGCTGGCGGACGTGTACCGCCGCGCGTACGGCGCGCAGGCCCCGGACGTGCTCGCGGACCTGCTGGAACCGCAACCCCTGTGGCTGAGCCTGAGCGACGCGGGCGTCCGCGCGCTGGAGGACGAGGGCAGCGTCCTGGAGGGCACCGTGCAGGGCGTGGACCGTGTGGCGCTCGACCGCCCGCTGCGGCAGACGACCGCGTTCCAGCGGGGGCAGGCGCAGCCGATCAACCCGGCCAGCCTCGCCTGCGTGGACGCGCTGGGCGACGTGCAGGGCGCGCGGGTGCTGGACCTGGCGGGCGGGGCCGGCGTGAAGGCCGCGATGCTCGCCACGCGCGGCGCGCAGGTCACCAGCGTGGACGTCATCGAACGCAAGCACGCCCAGGCCCGCACGAACCTGAAGCGTCTGGGCCTGACCGCGCAGTTCATCACGCACGACCTGACGCAACCGCTGCCCGCCGAGTCCGCGCCCGCCGTGCTGCTCGATGCGCCCTGCACCGGCAGCGGCACGTTGCGCAGCCACCCGGAGATCAAGCTGCGCCTCACGCCGGACGCCGTGCAGGAGATGGCCGAGCTTCAGGCGCGGATGCTGCCGAACGCCGCCGCGCTCGTGCAGCCCGGCGGGACGCTGGTGTACTCGGTGTGCTCGGTCACGCCGCAGGAAGGACCGGAGGTCGTGCAGGCGTTCCTGGACACCCACCCGGAGTTCACGGCGCAGCCCGTGCCGGACCTGGAGGTCCCCACCGTGCCCGCCGGGCCGGGCGTGCTGACCGTGCCGGTCGGCGGCGTGGACGGGTTCTTCATCGCGCGCCTGCAGCGACAGGCCTGACCCGAGGGTCGGGGTAGGCTGGGGCCATGCGCCTCCTGCCTGCCCTGACCGTCACCGCGCTGCTCGGCCTGCCCGCGTCGGCTTCGGCGCAGACTCCCGCCAATTGCGCCCTGGCGAACGCCGTGGACAGCGGCAGTTACGCCACGCTGACCATCGACAGCTGGTCCGAGGCCGACGAGGACAACGCCGCCGGGAACTGGGCCGATTGCCGCGCCGCCGCGCTCAGGCGCAGCCTGACCGGCAACCCGAAACTCAGCGCCCGCATCGACGGGCTGCGGAGGCAGGTGCGGCAACTGCGGGCACTCGAGGGGCAGTTCGCGGGCATCCGCGCGGGCGGCGGCACTCTGTACGGCCACGCGGTCCCCCGCTCGTTCCCGTATCTGGAGGAGCAGCTCGCGGGCCTCGCCGCGCTGGCCCGCACCACCCTGGGCGCACAGACCGGTCAGCGTTACGCCGCCCTGATCGCGCAGGCCCGCAAGGACCACGCGGCTTACGTCGCCACCCTGCGGGCCTACAAGCCCGGACCGGACGAGACGTACTCCACGTACAACGCCACCGAGTGGAAAACGTTGGTCGCGCAGTACGAGGCGCTGGGCCGCGCCGTCATGACCACCCTCGGCACCCGCACCGACGCCGCGACCGCCCTGGGGTACTCCATTCTGACCACCACCCTCTTCCCCGCCGACGGCGAGTTCTGATCACAGCGTCTGAGCGCTGGACCGCCGGTGCAGGTGCGCCCAGGTCTCGCGTTCCAGCATGAAGCCCCACGCGCCGCTGTCCAGCCGCACCCCGGTCAGGGTCACGGTGGCGCGCTGCTGCGTGAAGGTCAGCAGGATCTGACCGTCCCCGTGCAGTGGGGGTCGCACCTGCCAGCCCTGCGCGGCCGCCCCGGTCTGCCAGCGGTCGAGGACAGCACCCAGGTCGCTGTCGGCCTGGAGGAGCAGGTGGGGCGCGCCGCCGGAAGTCCGCCCCGACACGCCGTCCAGGGACAGGCCCGGCCCGGGTTGGTCGTCGGGACCGCCGGATTGCAGGAGAGGCAGGTCGAGGACGCCCCCTCGCGGCGCACCCGACCCCAGCCACGCGGTGCCGAGGTCGAACAGGTCGTCCCGCACGTCGAATCCGACCGCCCCACCCGACAGCCTGGGCAGGCCAGCCGCGCGCAGGGCGTCCTGCACGGCCTCCAGGCTGCGGAAGGCCGCCTCGGGCGTGGTGGGCACCCGCAGCCGGACGTGCCGGGCTCCCGTCAGGTCGCGGTACACGCCCAGCGGGACCACGCCGGGGGGCCAGCGCAGTTCTCGTAGGGGGGCGGGCAGGTCGCCCACCCGCCGGGACCACTGCGGGCGCAGCAGGTGCAGGGCCATCCGCGCGCGTGCCCACCAGGGGCCGGGAGATACCGCGTGGCGGGGATACCGGAAGGTCCAGCGGGACATGCCTCACGCTAGCGGACCGGACGGGGTGCGCGGGGCGCACCTGCGGCGCTGGGCGTTATCAATGGTGCGGACAGGTTCATCACTTCAAGACCTGTTGCGCAGTAGAGGTCGGAGCAGGTAGGTTCAAGGGTGTTGCGGCTTGAGAAGCTGAAATCCAGGGGGCGGTCCTTTGAACGGCTGGTGGGGTTGAGTCCTGCCGAGTTTGACCAGCTGCTGATTGAACTGGAGCCCTTGTGGGAACGGAGTCATCACCGCTCCCTTTCCCGCGCCGGACGGGTCCGGCGCATCGGAGCGGGCAACACCTTCAAGCTCGACCTCAGCCAGCGACTGCTGGTCACGCTGCTCTATCTGCGACAGTACTTCACCATGCATGTTCTGGGCATCCTGTTCGATCTGGACGCGGCGAACATCTGCCGGAACATCCATGCCCTGCTGCCGGTCCTGGAGCAGGCGTTGCCTGCTCCCCTCCGTCCCCGGACGCTCCAGGCCGAGCCGGATGAGGCTCCTGGAGGGGCGAGCAGGAACCCGAGGAAAATACGCTCTCTAGAGGAGTTTCTGGAGATCTTCCCCGAACTGACCGACGTGATCGTGGATGGGACTGAGCAACCTCGCGGGCAGCCGAAAGTGAAGAAGGGGGAGAACCCCGGCAAGAAGGCGGTCGGGCGGCCCAAGGACAAGAAGCGCTTTTACAGCGTCAAGAAAAGGACCCATACCCTGAAAACCCAGGTGGCGGTGACGCCCGAAGGACAGATCGTGCACCTCAGTGCGACCGCCAGCGGTCGCACCCACGACATGAAGGTGCTGCGACGTTCCCGACTGATGAACCGACTGCCCAGGCACGTCCGGGTGTGGGGAGACCGGGGCTATACCGGAATGGAGAAGGTCTATCCGGACTGGGAAACCAT
This region of Deinococcus sp. JMULE3 genomic DNA includes:
- a CDS encoding maltose ABC transporter substrate-binding protein codes for the protein MKKALTILSLALLGQASAATITVWTHFGDSELTWLRAQAADFKAKTGNTVNVVSVPFGEMTDKFIQSAPKGQGPDLLTTQPHDRLGQLAAAGVIEPMDKFVTSRTDLDKTALNAMTYQGKLFGIPMFAEAVAVVYNKALVPSAPTSWNAFLAAAQKNTGNGKFGYLADLSNAYMQYGIISAYGGYVFKNNGGTLNVKDVGLANAGADKASAFLNDLRYKYNLVPEGVNGDAAKSAFVQGRLAMFLTGPWDMGDIKKAGINYGIMAFPTPPGASGKWSPFVGVQGTMLNSYSKNKAVAAQFAKMISSSDAQVAFNKAGGRIPASLSARTKLKADPVVQGFGKTISMGTPMPNVPQMGAVWGPWSNAVAQSVQKPNQNYGQILDKAVQEINSSIK
- a CDS encoding RsmB/NOP family class I SAM-dependent RNA methyltransferase, whose translation is MTDARRPRTARDRPRSDFNRPDAARPAPFNPAREVAVRVLLRVMDAGAFAAPTLDAALQEARLPARDAGLATHVVYGALRHAPSLTRALDARLTGETHPKTRAVLLAGAFERLFLGTPPHAVVSEYVNLARGARLAPPGLVNAVLRRLETLSPDEIVPDEMPAWLADVYRRAYGAQAPDVLADLLEPQPLWLSLSDAGVRALEDEGSVLEGTVQGVDRVALDRPLRQTTAFQRGQAQPINPASLACVDALGDVQGARVLDLAGGAGVKAAMLATRGAQVTSVDVIERKHAQARTNLKRLGLTAQFITHDLTQPLPAESAPAVLLDAPCTGSGTLRSHPEIKLRLTPDAVQEMAELQARMLPNAAALVQPGGTLVYSVCSVTPQEGPEVVQAFLDTHPEFTAQPVPDLEVPTVPAGPGVLTVPVGGVDGFFIARLQRQA
- a CDS encoding MFS transporter → MILFLTIFIAMLGLSVLFPIIAPLGRQLGLTETQTGWFSTAYSLMQFVFSPIWGGRSERVGRKPVLLLGLVGFSISFGLFGVLAQAGLNGALGGTALFILLVASRVIGGMLSSATLPTAQAMMADLSSKEDRAASLGLIGAAFGLGVVFGPAIGAALSGISLTAPVFFSAALGLVTALVAWRTLPETRVSGAKVAAKGSRRALLSQPTVLLLLAVSALSTLASVGMEQTIGFYVQDTLRLTPEGAARTVGIMLTLFGFVAALVQGGAIRPLAKKLPTTPLVSAGLLIMGVGMLLVPAGQSFWPITLALAVVGIGSAILSPSLSAGLSLSAGEDLQGTVAGLNSSALALGRMAGPLISTGLYQTVSHAAPYVLSGSVLLALLAVMLLIRPKVQPAAA
- a CDS encoding transposase family protein; amino-acid sequence: MRLEKLKSRGRSFERLVGLSPAEFDQLLIELEPLWERSHHRSLSRAGRVRRIGAGNTFKLDLSQRLLVTLLYLRQYFTMHVLGILFDLDAANICRNIHALLPVLEQALPAPLRPRTLQAEPDEAPGGASRNPRKIRSLEEFLEIFPELTDVIVDGTEQPRGQPKVKKGENPGKKAVGRPKDKKRFYSVKKRTHTLKTQVAVTPEGQIVHLSATASGRTHDMKVLRRSRLMNRLPRHVRVWGDRGYTGMEKVYPDWETIVPAKRPKNGELSKEQRELNRLISKVRISAENAIGRIKKFRVCKEFFRNRTSQHGVMWGCVAGLVNLRWQRRHHLCTP
- a CDS encoding ABC transporter permease subunit, coding for MTTLSAPRSRTVPPQGPRGILTALLILAALMGASVLIGWLLSTLTAQVVPGAPAYLLLVFTLLALVVLSPLTYRAFPWITNWFYLLPALVFILAFTVLPVVLTVNYAFTNYSGQNSGNPDSAARQEATLSSDRRTVTLSGLQGSAKDYLTCRTDTCAGATMVLYDEDASVPTRVKVASAQGNTFTLTSAVPDTLQVAQATRINKISYVGLANFQEIFGKASRALWPVFLWTVIFAFSTIVLNSVAGLILGILLYNKRLKGRNVYRTLLFLPWAIPTVISVQMWVALFNQQFGIVNKTLGLLGIVAIPWLNDPLWAKISILLVNLWLGFPYMMTATISALSTINDDLYEAAEIDGASRWQQITGITLPLLRNSFTPILLSGFAFNFNNFGIIYLLTAGGPAQEGRESTAQSTDILLSWGYNTAFVSAGGQNFALASAIAMIIFFLTLAISVVNFKAAGVFEEARK